From Staphylococcus sp. IVB6214:
AAGCACGTAGTGGAGAAGCAATAACTGGTCGAGTGCTCGGCTACAAATTATCACTTAACCCACTGACACAGAAAAATGATTTAGTTATTGATGAAAATGAAGCTAATATCGTACGTGAAATCTTCGATTTATACTTGAATCATAATAAAGGACTCAAAGCTATTACAACCGTACTGAATCAAAAGGGGTATCGTACCATTAATCAAAAGCCATTTTCAGTGTATGGGGTTAAATATATTTTGAATAATCCAGTCTATAAAGGCTATGTCAGATTCAATAACCATCAAAATTGGGCTGTACAGCGAAGAAGTGGTAAAAGTGATAAAAATGATGTGATATTGGTCAAAGGTAAACATGAAGCCATTATAAGTGAAGAGGTATTTGATCAAGTTCATGAAAAATTAGCTTCTAAAAGTTTTAAACCGGGCAGACCTATTGGTGGAGATTTCTATCTTCGTGGGCTCATTAAATGTCCAGAGTGCGGCAATAATATGGTATGCCGACGGACTTATTATAAAACGAAAAAGTCGAAAGAACGGACAATCAAACGCTATTACATTTGTTCATTATTCAACCGCTCAGGGAGTTCTGCATGTCATAGTAATGCGATTAATGCTGAAGTCGTCGAACGCGTAATCAATGTTCATTTGAATCGTATTCTTTCACAACCTGATGTTATTAAGCAGATTGCATCAAATGTGATAGAAGAACTGAAACAAAAGCATAGTAACCAAACAGAAATTAAATATGACATTGATAGTTTAGAAAAACAAAAAGCTAAGCTTAAAACACAACAAGAACGATTGTTAGAATTGTTCTTAGATGATCAAATGGATAGCGAAATGTTAAAAGCAAAACAAAGTCAGATAAATGAACAACTAGAGATGTTAGATAAGCAAATTAAAGAAACGCAACAAGCTAGGGAATCACAAGCTGAAGTACCTGATTTTGATAAACTTAAAAGCCGTTTAACCATGATGATTAGCCGATTTAGTATCTACTTGAGAGAAGCTACACCAGAAGCAAAAAATCAACTTATGAAGATGTTGATTGACTCTATTGAAATTACGACAGATAAACAAGTAAAACTTGTAAGGTATAAAATTGACGAAAGTCTTATCCCTCAATCTTTGAAAAAAGATTGGGGGTCTTTTTTTATGCCCAAATTCCAATTTGAAATATATGGTCAAAATGATTATTTCATCGACCAAATTTCCACTTTTACCACTTAGTTATTAGTGAAAAAAGTGAGAGAAATGAAATAAAAATCAAATATATATTATCAAAATGATGTATCACATGCATACGTCAATCCAATACATTAGGAGGTCATAACAATGACACTAGAACAACAACTCAAGCACTATATAATCAACTTATTTAATCTACCAAAGGTCGAAAAATGGGAATGTGAATCTATCGAGGAAGTGGCAGATAATATCCTTCCTGACCAATATGTAAGACTTGGCCCACTTACCAATAAAATCCTTCATACGTATATTTACTACTCTGATACACTTCACGAAAGACATATATACCCCTTTATCCTCTACTATCAGAAACAGCTCATAGCCATTGGTTATATTGATGAAAACCACGATATGGATTTCTTATACCTACACAACACTATCATGCCCCTTTTGGATCAACGATACTTACTAACAGGAGGACAATAATATGCATAAATACATCAAAATTACACAACTCGTCATTACAATTCTTAGTGAAATTATCATTTGGATGAAAGAATCAGAACGAAAGGAAAACGCTTATGAATAGATATATCACTCGTGGTATTGCCAATAGCTTACCTATCATCTTACAACATCAATTATGGCAACTTGTAGCTCAACGTGAAAACGAACAGTCTAAGGAACTAGAAGAAATAGATTACTTTCATATTTTCCAGTTCAACATGCACAATGATCGACTATATATCAAACACAAACAAGAACGTCCTGAGTACATCAAAAC
This genomic window contains:
- a CDS encoding DUF960 domain-containing protein encodes the protein MNRYITRGIANSLPIILQHQLWQLVAQRENEQSKELEEIDYFHIFQFNMHNDRLYIKHKQERPEYIKTHKANYSKAININKVYIIREDDVDLSYYVMLLPEEY
- a CDS encoding SAUGI family uracil-DNA glycosylase inhibitor gives rise to the protein MTLEQQLKHYIINLFNLPKVEKWECESIEEVADNILPDQYVRLGPLTNKILHTYIYYSDTLHERHIYPFILYYQKQLIAIGYIDENHDMDFLYLHNTIMPLLDQRYLLTGGQ
- a CDS encoding recombinase family protein, yielding MSKKIALYSRVSTSEQSERGYSIHEQEQVLIKEVVKNYPGYDYETYIDSGISGKNIEGRPAMKRLLQDVKDNKIEMVLSWKLNRISRSMRDVFNIIHEFKEHGVGYKSISENIDTSNASGEVLVTMFGLIGSIERSTLISNVKMSMNAKARSGEAITGRVLGYKLSLNPLTQKNDLVIDENEANIVREIFDLYLNHNKGLKAITTVLNQKGYRTINQKPFSVYGVKYILNNPVYKGYVRFNNHQNWAVQRRSGKSDKNDVILVKGKHEAIISEEVFDQVHEKLASKSFKPGRPIGGDFYLRGLIKCPECGNNMVCRRTYYKTKKSKERTIKRYYICSLFNRSGSSACHSNAINAEVVERVINVHLNRILSQPDVIKQIASNVIEELKQKHSNQTEIKYDIDSLEKQKAKLKTQQERLLELFLDDQMDSEMLKAKQSQINEQLEMLDKQIKETQQARESQAEVPDFDKLKSRLTMMISRFSIYLREATPEAKNQLMKMLIDSIEITTDKQVKLVRYKIDESLIPQSLKKDWGSFFMPKFQFEIYGQNDYFIDQISTFTT